In Microcoleus sp. FACHB-672, one DNA window encodes the following:
- a CDS encoding calcium-binding protein — protein sequence MPTYLGTIFSDIYIGTFRDEDIMGRSGNDTLAGEGGDDIIEGGFGDDLLDGGLGADILDGGYGADIIDGGANSDLLYGGSNFDIIVGAGGRDTIYGQAGIDYIDGEEGDDLIFGGIGDDYLDGGIGDDLLNGNTGDDTLLGAGGDDYLDGGDDDDLLWGEFGADTLLGDSGNDSLIGEEGNDSLDGGNGSDYLDAGSENDVLFGGGNDDTLLGADGEDYLDGETGEDYLFGETGNDILYGRSGNDYLDGGIGRDSLDGFNGNDILIGGANNDTLDAGYGKDTIIGGTGDDIILLGDDNSSDTVIYDFLDGYDVIVEFDRCRCGEFVDIIVFNGIYSIDVVTVEDGTEFRLSDGIVGNSGFGSGELLITMLGTQGFTADNIQYNIASTNTTELLFD from the coding sequence ATGCCTACTTACTTGGGGACTATCTTCAGTGACATCTACATTGGGACTTTCCGCGATGAAGACATCATGGGTAGAAGCGGCAATGACACCCTTGCCGGCGAAGGTGGCGATGATATCATCGAAGGCGGCTTTGGGGATGACTTACTTGATGGCGGACTCGGTGCTGATATCCTTGATGGCGGATACGGCGCAGATATTATCGATGGGGGTGCCAATTCTGACTTACTTTATGGCGGAAGCAACTTTGACATCATTGTAGGCGCAGGCGGCAGAGACACGATTTATGGGCAAGCCGGCATAGACTACATCGACGGGGAAGAAGGCGACGATCTAATTTTCGGTGGCATTGGCGATGACTATCTCGATGGCGGCATTGGCGATGACTTGCTCAATGGCAACACCGGCGACGATACCTTATTAGGTGCCGGTGGCGATGACTACCTTGATGGCGGAGATGACGATGACTTGCTTTGGGGAGAATTTGGCGCAGACACCCTTTTAGGAGACTCCGGCAATGACTCTCTGATTGGCGAGGAAGGCAATGACTCGCTTGATGGCGGCAATGGCAGCGACTACCTCGATGCCGGCAGCGAAAATGATGTTCTCTTTGGCGGGGGTAATGATGACACGCTATTAGGCGCGGATGGAGAAGATTACCTCGATGGTGAGACGGGAGAAGACTATCTCTTTGGTGAAACCGGCAACGATATTCTCTATGGCAGGAGTGGCAATGACTACCTTGATGGTGGCATTGGGAGAGACTCTCTTGATGGGTTTAATGGCAATGATATTCTCATCGGTGGCGCGAATAACGACACTTTAGACGCCGGTTATGGCAAGGATACTATCATTGGTGGCACCGGTGACGACATCATCCTGCTCGGAGATGATAACTCCTCAGATACCGTTATTTATGACTTTCTAGATGGCTATGATGTCATCGTTGAATTTGATCGGTGTCGGTGCGGCGAGTTTGTCGATATCATCGTCTTTAACGGCATTTACTCAATCGATGTTGTTACCGTTGAAGACGGGACAGAATTCCGTCTCAGCGATGGAATTGTAGGAAATAGCGGGTTTGGAAGCGGTGAATTGCTGATCACCATGCTCGGAACTCAAGGTTTTACAGCCGATAATATTCAGTACAATATTGCCTCCACCAACACCACTGAATTATTATTTGACTAA
- a CDS encoding glutamate-5-semialdehyde dehydrogenase yields the protein MTTDSLHPSPAFAQAARRAYQASLELATVKGIDRSRTLQAMAQALKREANQILEANTLDLEASREMAVPELILEWLKLTPERLQTTIQIFQRLSELSDPLRRVMNASHQIEHSQIYCQLMPLGVIALIYEAFPELGAIAAGLCLKTGNTLILKGGSEASHSNAVIVQALQSALQQTGLPGECLQLLPSDQGSSIRDLVTLDHYLNLVIPYGRPSLVQQVVRQATAPVLKSAMGNCYLYWSPTGSLEMARWVIADSHQSEPDPVNAIEKVLIHRDQKPSSLTTLWNSLKEKGFEIRGDAHLVEDFPELKPAQTSEWGNAYLTKTIAFKVVENLEAAIAWINHYSSGHADCIVTESYQESRQFALGINSASTYINASPRFSRNPKQGDAVFLGMSNQKGHRRGLIGLETLTTIKHIVQGNGQF from the coding sequence ATGACAACTGACTCGTTACATCCTTCACCGGCATTCGCTCAAGCTGCGCGTCGTGCTTATCAGGCTTCCCTAGAATTAGCAACTGTCAAGGGAATAGACCGCTCTCGAACCTTACAAGCAATGGCACAAGCCCTCAAGCGTGAGGCAAACCAGATTTTAGAAGCCAACACCCTGGACTTGGAAGCAAGCCGGGAAATGGCAGTGCCAGAATTGATTCTGGAGTGGCTGAAACTGACGCCCGAACGGTTGCAAACAACCATTCAAATTTTCCAACGCTTGTCGGAACTTTCCGATCCCCTGCGGCGGGTGATGAACGCTTCCCACCAAATCGAGCACTCCCAAATTTACTGCCAGTTAATGCCGCTGGGTGTGATCGCGCTGATCTACGAAGCCTTTCCAGAATTAGGCGCAATTGCAGCCGGCTTGTGCCTGAAAACCGGCAACACTTTAATTCTTAAAGGGGGGAGTGAAGCAAGCCACTCGAATGCAGTGATTGTGCAAGCCTTACAGTCCGCACTGCAACAAACAGGGCTGCCGGGGGAATGCTTGCAGTTACTCCCCTCAGACCAAGGCTCATCCATCCGGGATTTAGTTACTTTAGACCACTATCTCAATTTAGTCATTCCCTATGGCCGGCCTAGTTTGGTGCAGCAAGTTGTGCGACAGGCAACCGCGCCGGTGTTAAAATCCGCAATGGGCAACTGTTACCTCTATTGGTCACCCACCGGCAGCTTAGAAATGGCTCGCTGGGTGATTGCAGATAGCCATCAAAGCGAACCCGATCCTGTCAACGCCATCGAGAAAGTCTTAATTCACCGCGATCAAAAACCCTCCTCCTTAACAACGCTGTGGAATAGCCTTAAAGAAAAAGGCTTTGAAATTCGGGGAGATGCTCATCTAGTCGAGGATTTTCCAGAATTAAAGCCGGCTCAAACTTCAGAGTGGGGAAACGCTTATTTAACCAAAACCATTGCGTTTAAAGTCGTAGAAAATCTAGAAGCAGCAATTGCTTGGATTAATCACTACAGTAGCGGCCATGCTGATTGCATCGTGACGGAATCTTACCAAGAAAGCCGGCAATTTGCTTTAGGAATCAATAGCGCCTCTACCTACATCAATGCTTCTCCCCGATTTTCCCGCAATCCCAAACAAGGAGACGCAGTTTTTCTAGGAATGTCCAATCAAAAAGGACATCGCCGGGGCTTAATCGGTTTAGAAACCCTGACAACGATTAAACATATTGTTCAAGGTAACGGACAGTTTTAG